A stretch of Prunus dulcis chromosome 6, ALMONDv2, whole genome shotgun sequence DNA encodes these proteins:
- the LOC117630028 gene encoding beta-glucosidase 12-like: MAMQFGSLVLGVLLLTGFALTSSKAAFVPSHYDTAFLNRSSFPAGFIFGTASSSYQYEGAAKEDGRGPSIWDTYTHKYPEKIKDGSHGDVANDEYHRYKEDVGIMKNMGLDAYRFSISWSRLLPNGKLTGGANKEGIKYYNNLINELLHNGLKPFVTLFHWDLPQVLEDEYGGFLSPHIINHFQDYAELCYREFGDRVKHWITLNEPWTYSNGGYASAGLAPGRCSDWQNLNCTGGDSATEPYLVAHHSLLSHAAAVKVYKDKYQASQKGVIGITLVSHWFVPISKAKHHKNAALRSLDFMFGWFMEPLTSGDYPHSMRSLVGNRLPKFTKEQSKVVMGSFDFLGLNYYTAYYATYAPQHNSVNASYLTDARANQSFERNGVPIGPKAASDWLYVYPRGIQDLLLYTKKKYDDPLIYVTENGIDEYNDPKLSLEEALNDTQRVDYYYNHLSYLQRAIKDGVNVKGYFAWSLLDNFEWSSGYSVRFGINYVDYNDGQKRYPKVSAHWFKSFLKKY; this comes from the exons ATGGCAATGCAATTTGGGTCTTTAGTGTTAGGTGTGCTGCTTCTAACTGGCTTTGCATTGACTAGTAGTAAAGCTGCTTTTGTACCAAGTCACTATGACACTGCTTTCCTCAACAGAAGCAGTTTTCCAGCTGGTTTCATATTTGGCACAGCTTCTTCATCTTACCAG TATGAAGGTGCTGCAAAAGAAGATGGGAGAGGACCAAGCATATGGGACACCTACACCCACAAATATCCAG aaaaaataaaggatgGCAGCCATGGAGATGTGGCGAATGATGAATATCACCGCTATAAG GAAGATGTGGGGATTATGAAGAATATGGGATTGGATGCTTATAGGTTCTCTATCTCATGGTCCAGATTGTTACCGA ATGGAAAACTAACTGGGGGCGCTAACAAAGAAGGAATCAAATACTACAACAATCTCATCAATGAACTCCTACACAATG GTTTAAAGCCATTTGTGACACTCTTTCACTGGGATCTTCCCCAAGTCTTAGAAGATGAATATGGTGGTTTCTTAAGCCCTCATATTAT CAATCATTTTCAAGACTATGCAGAACTTTGTTATAGGGAATTCGGAGATCGGGTAAAGCACTGGATCACATTAAATGAGCCATGGACCTATAGTAATGGTGGTTATGCAAGCGCGGGTTTGGCACCAGGACGATGTTCTGATTGGCAAAACTTAAACTGCACTGGCGGGGATTCGGCTACTGAACCATATTTGGTGGCACACCACTCCTTACTTTCTCATGCAGCTGCTGTAAAAGTGTACAAAGATAAATATCAG GCATCTCAAAAAGGCGTGATAGGAATAACACTAGTGTCACATTGGTTTGTGCCGATTTCTAAGGCAAAGCACCATAAAAATGCTGCATTACGATCTTTGGATTTTATGTTTGGATG GTTTATGGAGCCATTGACAAGTGGTGACTATCCTCACAGCATGCGATCTCTTGTTGGAAACAGATTACCAAAGTTTACAAAAGAACAATCCAAAGTGGTAATGGGgtcatttgattttcttgggtTAAATTACTACACTGCTTACTATGCAACCTATGCACCCCAACATAATTCTGTAAACGCAAGCTACTTGACAGATGCTCGTGCTAATCAATCAT TTGAGCGTAATGGAGTCCCAATTGGTCCAAAG GCTGCTTCAGACTGGCTATATGTTTATCCAAGAGGAATTCAAGATCTTTTACTatatacaaagaaaaagtatGATGATCCACTAATTTACGTTACTGAGAATG GCATTGATGAGTATAATGATCCCAAATTATCACTTGAGGAAGCCCTTAATGATACCCAGAGAGTGGACTACTACTACAATCACCTCTCGTACCTTCAAAGAGCAATCAA GGATGGTGTCAATGTGAAGGGATATTTTGCATGGTCATTACTAGACAACTTTGAGTGGAGTTCTGGATACAGTGTTCGATTTGGTATCAACTATGTGGATTACAATGATGGACAGAAAAGATACCCAAAAGTTTCAGCACATTGGTTCAAAAGTttcctaaaaaaatattga